TACCATTTTAAAAGACATAGAAGAAAGAGCACCACTTCGTCGTACTACATCACAAGAAGAGGTTGGGGATACAGCATTGTTCCTGTTCAGTGATTTATCGCGTGGAGTGACGGGTGAAAATATTCATGTGGATTCAGGGTTTCATATTATTGGAAGGTAAAGAATTATGGGTTTAAGATAATGGTGAAAGTTTGGCTTTTAACCTTTTAATTAAACCAATGTTTTTTGTTACACATAGATCAAACATGAAAGCTTCCTATAGAAATGAGGTCTGGTCAAGACTCTGTAATGTGAGGGACTAGTAAGGAAGGTTGCCAAGTCGTCCCCAGAAATTGAATGTATTTTAGTATCTTAAAAAGTGCAAGTCCTTGTTAATTGGGGTCCTTGCACTTTTGTTTTTTTTATATTACGTTCAAATTCCTCTTGATTCTGAATATACATGATAAGAGATTAAATTATCTTTAATTAGAGGAGGTATTTTTTAATGCCTAAACAGCCTAAAGTAGAGCCCTTACATTACATTGTGCAGCCTAAAATATCTTATAAACAACCGAAGATGCAAGACTCTTTTCAAAAGAAACTGAAATATAAGAAGATAGAGGAGACCACTGAAAATCAGAAAATGGATAAGCAAGTGAGAAAAAAGAATTTATTTCAAACATTAAACCCTCGTGAGAAGATTGAGTTCATACTCAAGCTCCAAGAAAAAGTTCCTCAACCTGAATGTTGTATAACAATTCAAGATGTAGAAATTAAATGTACTATTCAATCTCTAAAAAGAAATTATGTAGAAGTAAGGAAAACGGCGACAGAAGATATTATGTATTTAAATGTTGAAGAGATTAAAGATGTTACGATGAAAGATAAAGATCGAGATTAAAATAATAAACCTCTTGAATTATTTGTGTTACACTTTTCACTTATCCACATATGCTAATGAAGAGGGTGAGCTTATATGGAATGGCAGCTTATGACCTTTCTTTTGCTTGTTTTGGCTTCATTTAGATTAACACGTCTTCTTGTTTTTGATAAAATTACCTCTTTCATTCGAAAACCTTTTATTGAAGAATATGAAGAAGAAAATGAAGAAGGACAAAATATTACTTTTTGGCGTGTTAAAGGGGAAAGGGATACAAAAGTTTTTTGGAGAGCTTTTGAGTTGCTACTGGTGCACGGGAGTTTGGAGCTCATTTGGACTTTATATAGGGTATTTATGGTTTCCCTTGATTTTCGAACCAATAATCTTTTTATTGGCTATAGCCGGTGCTGCAGGTATCATTGAAAATTTTTTAGACTAATAGTTCATTCGATGACCTTCTTAATGAAAAATATGGAATCCTGTTATTACATGAACATCAAAAGAATATGCCCTTCTTATTTTTTAAGGTGTAGGAATATTAAGGTTGACCTTTTGATGATGCAGACAAAATTGAGTCACTCTAATTCCCTTTCTTACTATAAGCCACCGTGAAAAAATATAATGAAATTGTAGATGAGGGATAGGTAAATGAAAGAGTCAATTGAAAAAGGGAAAGTAACGGTAATTTTAACAAGTTATAATAAACCTAAGACTGTGACTAGTGCAATAGAAAGTGTGATGAACCAAAGTTATAAAAATTGGGAATTATTTATAATGGATGATTCTTCAAATATACAGACGCATAATGAAATTAGAAGAATAATTGGATCACTAACGCAACCTTCTGATAAAAGAATATTTTTTTATAATAGTATGGTAAAGGATCAAGATAGATACAAAACAACTAGATATGCTACTTTAATTAATCAAGCAATTGAATTATCTTCAGGTGAATTTATTACGTATTTAACTGATGATAATTATTATCTTAAGAATCGACTTCAAGTTATGGTTCAACATCTGAATCGCTATCCTAAATTTGAAACTGTATATTCAAAACAAGTAATAAAGTTTTTAGATGCACGAGGTAAGGTGTTGAAAGAGAGAATTAGGGGTACAAAAGGAATTTTAAATAAACCTCAAAACAAGGTAGATCATTGTTCGGTCATGCATAGAAGAGTTCTCTGTGAAAGAATAAAAAAGAGATATGGTTCTTGTTGGGATGATGATAGTTCAAATTGGCATAATGGAGATGCGGCTTTTTGGGATAGAATGGTTAAATACTCTCCATTCTATCCCATAGATGAAGTATTAGACATATGCTTTAAAACACCCCATTCATTTCAGACACTTAATGCTTATGTTCCTTCAGATTTACCGAATGGTATTGTTATTAAAGATATGTCTAACCAGTTTTTTCTTATAGAAGATGGGAGTAGAAGATTAATTGAAATAGATAAATTTAAACATAATTATAATCATAACGTTGCTGTGAATATTCCAGATCCCATACTTTTAAAGTATCCAATTGGTGAACCAATAAATACAAAAATTTTTAATGAACCGAATCTTTTTCCAAACTACCGCTTTGTGTTTGAAGAAGAAACAAGAAAAGTGTATTTTACTGAAAATCATCAAATAAGAAGAATTAGATCTCAAAACTTAAAGAAACATTTTAATTTAACCCATAGTAATATGATTGATTTAAAAAAACAGTTTATAAAGAAGTTTCCTATCGGACCAGATGTAGAATGGGAAATTGTCAATAGTAAGTCGATCATGGATGGTTTGTTATATAAGTTTAAGTTAAACTATTATGTCGCACAGAACCACAAACTTTGTTTGATACCTAATAAAATACTCAAACGTTTAAAGTATCATGAAGGTAGGGCTATACTCTTGAACAGAATTCTAGTTGATCGAATGGAAAAAGGAGTTCCTTTTAATTGGAATGTAAAAAGGTATTAAGAATGAGGAACTTGGACTATTTATTTTCAGAATAAGAAAATAAATAGTCCTTTTTCTAAAGGAAAAAATGTATAAATTTTGTCCTTTATAAGGAGTTTTTTTCATTGTTGTCTAGCTCCCTCGCCCAGCAACTTCGACGCACACGCCTCTAGGAGGGAGGTGGATCTACGTTGGCTACAGGACGTAGCCGTATTTAGTAGATCATCCTCTTCATTTTATCAACGTTAGCTTTCGCTTTGCATTTCTTTACCTTTATGAATACTCGAATCATAAGAACGTATAAATGGAATAAGGTAGGATGAAATTCAAATTAATCGAATGTCACCTACAGTTGAAACTAAGTTATTGTGTTTTTTATTCTTTTTTTAGATATTTTTTTACATAAGAATATAGTTCTAAATCAATTAAATTATGTCTTTTAATTGTAGCGATTTGGACAGGAGGAATAGTGCTGTTAATGGGGCGCATGTTGTTCTTATTTAAAACAACATTCATTTTTACTTTCCAGTTAAATTTAGTTGAAAATAGAGTTAAGGATTTTTCGAATTCCTCTGTTATGCCAGCTGTGATCTCTCCTGAATTGATACGTTCTTTTATTATCTTTAAATCAGCGATAGTAAGGTTT
This portion of the Bacillus carboniphilus genome encodes:
- a CDS encoding CotO family spore coat protein codes for the protein MPKQPKVEPLHYIVQPKISYKQPKMQDSFQKKLKYKKIEETTENQKMDKQVRKKNLFQTLNPREKIEFILKLQEKVPQPECCITIQDVEIKCTIQSLKRNYVEVRKTATEDIMYLNVEEIKDVTMKDKDRD
- a CDS encoding glycosyltransferase family 2 protein, with amino-acid sequence MKESIEKGKVTVILTSYNKPKTVTSAIESVMNQSYKNWELFIMDDSSNIQTHNEIRRIIGSLTQPSDKRIFFYNSMVKDQDRYKTTRYATLINQAIELSSGEFITYLTDDNYYLKNRLQVMVQHLNRYPKFETVYSKQVIKFLDARGKVLKERIRGTKGILNKPQNKVDHCSVMHRRVLCERIKKRYGSCWDDDSSNWHNGDAAFWDRMVKYSPFYPIDEVLDICFKTPHSFQTLNAYVPSDLPNGIVIKDMSNQFFLIEDGSRRLIEIDKFKHNYNHNVAVNIPDPILLKYPIGEPINTKIFNEPNLFPNYRFVFEEETRKVYFTENHQIRRIRSQNLKKHFNLTHSNMIDLKKQFIKKFPIGPDVEWEIVNSKSIMDGLLYKFKLNYYVAQNHKLCLIPNKILKRLKYHEGRAILLNRILVDRMEKGVPFNWNVKRY